The sequence GTTGTTCCTTGTATCTGAGCTTTGATTTCCTTAAGCACAGTATGGAGAGTATGTGTCTAAGCTACAGACAGGCTATGGCAACCAGAAGCTAACTGTGTGGTTTATGTAGTTGTACTGCAGACATTGCAGAAGTCAGACAACAGATGTCACTACAAGATGGACAGATGTTCTTAAAACATGTTGGGGGAGCTAGTGGTTAGCCTTCAATTCAGTAACTGAAGGGCATGAAGTATCCTGAAGGCACAATCCATGAAGTATCCTGAAGGCACAATCCCTTTGTCTAAGTGTAGATTTGAGGCAGCTCAACATAGCAAGTGCTAAAAGGAAAGTCATTCTAGCCCTGTAAGAGAGGGTTAAGTAGGGATAACAGTAGTGGTGAGAAAGCAGTAGTTACAGGGTGTTCAAAGTGATAAATGTGCTCAGATAAAACAGTACTGGAATCAGGTAAAGAATGAATAATTGGGAGAAAATTTAGTACAATGTTAAGTTTCAGCCatcaaaaaaatacaaacattatTAACCTGACTGGGTAGACTGGTCTTCAAAACAAATTCAAACTAAACCATCTCCTAAGTAGATTTATTAAAAAGTGAGCATGATAGTAAGGGAATTCTTgcagcacacagagaaaaatgcCCTAATGTTTCCTACCTATAGCTTATGAGCAGCCACAAAATCAATGACATTTGCCTTTTACTGTTATAAAGGCAATATGAAGAGGCTTCTTTTCCCACCTCATGCAACTAAACCAAGAACTGCAAACAAGACTAGCTTTTGTTTTAGGTCAAGATGGCAGAAGCAAAAGGAATCTGTTCCATTTTAGGCCCTGGTGGAAGTCTTAGAAATTTGCTATTAGAAAACCAGTTGAACCTTTTGACACATAGGCAGTTGGCATTTGAGAACTTCAAcctctaatattttttttttcatctcattttaattataaaactTTACGTCCTTTTTTTAGTCATACAAGTACCCCCAAGTTTTATGCTTGGTCTCCTGCTTCCTTAAATTTTTTAGATGAGGGTATATTTCATATTTGCTGAGTTTACAGATACACATTTTCCTATTTAGATAAAGCATTCACATCTGCTTCCAGCATTATCATCAGAACAGTATCTTATGACCTGCACTGATAAGAGTGTGAGACAAGACGTTTGAATGAGTGACTTGTCTAAAAGAAGACCACTCTGAAGGTACTTTGAGACATCTCAAAGGATAGGCTAAGGAAAAATTATATGGAGAATACATTATCTTCTCACTCAATTCACTGTATGCACAACCACCTCATGACCAGATTGTGACTGTGATACTTTGAGATGTTATAGCTCAGTTTGCTTGCATTCTTCCATGAGAATTTGGTTCTGCATTGTCACAGCAGGAAGGTAATTGTTGACTGGGTCTTGAGTGCTTCTAAGAATCTGACCTAGCCCTCGGCTGATTCTCTGCCCgtaagagctgctgctgtttttggCTGAGATTGTCTGACCTCTGTAGACTTGAGCCTGATGCTCACATATACCAAACCTGCTTAGCAGGATAAACACATCTCTTCGGAAAGCTTTGGTGAAAATAGCATAAAGAAAGGGGTTGGCACAAGAATTGAGTGGGTAGAAGAGTACCAGCAGAATCTTGGAATTGGTGACAGTTATCAGTGGTTTGTTCATAATGGCAGATAAAGCATGGAAGGAGATGGGAGCCATGCACACAAAGTCAGTGAAAATCAACACAGCCATCCGCTTGGCAATTTTGGTGTCTTTGTCCCCTGACTTGTACTGAGGATTTCGCACAGTTACATAGATTTTTATGTAGCAGGCACAAATGATGACAAAAGCAATAATGTTACATATTAAAACAAAGACAACGTAGGCTTCAGACACTGGTGTTTCAGTGTCCATAGGCAAGCAGATGCTGACTTTGCTATAGCTGCTGACGCCAACGAGTGGCAAAAGGGCAAGAAGAAAGCATGAGAACCACCCTCCCAGCATGATAATCAAAGCATGCCGGAGGCGAATCTTTCGATCTGGGCGCATGGCAAAAGTGATGGCATACCAGCGCTCCAGGGTGATCACAGTCAGTGTGTACACAGAAAGTTCACTAGCAAAGACTGTGAAAAAGCCAGCTGTGTTGCAACCAGGCCCAGTCTGCCACTCTATAGCATGGTTGTAGTACTCTGACCTGGTGTAGAGATCCACTGAAGCGATCAGGAGGAGGTATAGCCCCATGCAAAAATCAGCAAAGGCCAAGTTACACATCAGAAAGCGTGGTACAGTCAGTTTATAATGGCTGGTGAGAAGTATGAAAAGGACGAAAATGTTACCTAGGATCGCCAGCAGGTTCACAAACCACACCACAATCCTCAGAAATTGATATCCCATTATATCCTCACAGGGATTAAACTCATCAGGTTCTGGAGTGCATATTACGTCTTCATTGCCTCCGCAGACGGGATAGTCATAATGACTGTCAAAGGTCTGGACATCTTCCATTTGAGGGTTCTTGAGCTCGTGGCCAAACCCAAGATTCCCTTCTCCATGCTCTtccaaaaaaatgtaataatggGAATTTTCGTGAAGATTTGTGAACTTGGTGTTTTTGTCATACGCAGTATCAGTGTGGTCTGTGTATTCTTCTGCATAATCTTTGTAAAAAGGACCTCTGAGAGCTTTGACTGATCTTCTCTTACGAAAGCTGTGACTGCTGCTCTGGTTACATGTCAGGTACTCCAGGATTCTGAAAGAATAGAGGAGGAAATTACTGCTGGCATTTACCATCTGACTGGAGTGCAGTGAGTAAACAAAGGGAACACTTCAAAAACAAATCACTGTGAATGAAAACATAGCTATAAAAATGTGATCAGATATATTTCTGTTAACAGAACATATAGTGAACAATAAGCTTGAGtgtttctgggctttttttttaaactatgtttttcctttctctgttgcTATCACCTATCCCCAGTAGTAATTTAGTTTGTTCAGCATCCATAATCCCTCTTCCTACTTGGGATCTGCATTCTTAGTAGATAACAAGACTTTAACCTACTGTTTATAACTTCGTAGATAATACACACAGTAttactttccttttaatttttgcttacAAATCAATTTCTTCCAGAACTTCCATCATTTAAATTTCTAATCTATTTTCTGTAGGTGCTCTACAGCTAACTAGCGGTGTAGCGTTGGGAATCCTGTACCTCATGGTGTGATGAACCTGTATTTGTAGTTGAAAATTGTTCATACTtttttgctaggaaaaaaattgcaatttgGCATCAAATTTTTTGAGAACTGTGATCCACTGTCACATAACCATTAGCGTTTCTCATTTCCAGTAGTCTAGAATACGAGATGGCTTACAACTTGAGATTGCATAGAATTCAGTCTGAGACATTTTCATCTCTACTAATAGACATGCAAATACTTGCTTCTTTCCATCATTAGATTGTGCTGGGTTCTTTCTGCACATTCTTCCTGTCCAGGTTTTGAATCTCTCCactctgttttatttctgtcctcACTTTTCCTAGTTTGTTCTAATTGTGAATGTTATTGCTTTGCAAGTTTATTATTGAATAATTCATATACTTATCatagcatatttttaatatactatGTATTCCAACCACAAATACTGCGGTACTGAAGACTGGGGCTGTCTTCCTAAATCAGGGGCTGGCCTGGATAAGAATTCTCTAAACCTTATTGAACTTTGGAGAAATTTACAATGGATTTCCATTCTGCAGTAAAATTCTGCTGCTAATCACAGTAAGTCAtcctcccaccctccccccaGCAGGTGAGTCACTGTGTTGCATTAGGACAtctataaatgtatttttttctttccaaaagctATCTGCACCTCTTCTGATGGGAGGCTGGAAATCCTGCTGAAATGGAATTTGAAATAATCTGTCTACAAGGTT comes from Haliaeetus albicilla chromosome 5, bHalAlb1.1, whole genome shotgun sequence and encodes:
- the TSHR gene encoding thyrotropin receptor translates to MLCLPVAVLLLLVLVLCSQGTERCPSAFCECSDEDDYRITCRDIHFIPSLPEDTQTLRFMETHLRTIPSDAFSNLPNISRIYISIDETLQSLDAHSFNSLSKVTHIEIRNLRNLDYIDPDAFKNLPLLKYLGIFNTGLKAFPDLTKIYSSDVNFLLEIADNPFMTSVPANAFHGLCNESLTLKLYNNGFTSIQGHAFNGTNLDAIYLHKNKYLEVINDDAFLGVHSGPTLLDVSRTAVANLPAKGLESLKELMAKNTWTLKKLPAVKVFLQLMRADLSYPSHCCAFKSWKKTSGILEYLTCNQSSSHSFRKRRSVKALRGPFYKDYAEEYTDHTDTAYDKNTKFTNLHENSHYYIFLEEHGEGNLGFGHELKNPQMEDVQTFDSHYDYPVCGGNEDVICTPEPDEFNPCEDIMGYQFLRIVVWFVNLLAILGNIFVLFILLTSHYKLTVPRFLMCNLAFADFCMGLYLLLIASVDLYTRSEYYNHAIEWQTGPGCNTAGFFTVFASELSVYTLTVITLERWYAITFAMRPDRKIRLRHALIIMLGGWFSCFLLALLPLVGVSSYSKVSICLPMDTETPVSEAYVVFVLICNIIAFVIICACYIKIYVTVRNPQYKSGDKDTKIAKRMAVLIFTDFVCMAPISFHALSAIMNKPLITVTNSKILLVLFYPLNSCANPFLYAIFTKAFRRDVFILLSRFGICEHQAQVYRGQTISAKNSSSSYGQRISRGLGQILRSTQDPVNNYLPAVTMQNQILMEECKQTEL